Proteins encoded together in one Syntrophorhabdaceae bacterium window:
- a CDS encoding GntR family transcriptional regulator, with the protein MVHYDEKQSLKKDKFLREQVYKRLKSNVLDGNWPPNTRLVEEKLAADMGTSRTPVREAIQKLEKEGLIRKLPKGGFAVGMVTSEEVEEVFGIRGVLETYAAYLAAARATEQDMAALEEIFRQEEACMKSGDAEEIVRLNTLFHDTLYKTAKSEKLLAVINELRDFIHRYRVICFSNERMVETAIEDHRVMIEAMKANNPRVVQKVVQKFFIRAKGFIKKKIRQRPKRRVARTAIK; encoded by the coding sequence ATGGTTCACTACGATGAGAAGCAGTCTCTAAAAAAAGATAAGTTCCTCAGAGAGCAGGTGTATAAGCGTCTGAAGAGCAACGTATTGGACGGAAATTGGCCACCGAATACACGTCTCGTGGAGGAGAAACTCGCTGCCGATATGGGTACGAGCCGCACTCCCGTGAGGGAAGCTATCCAGAAGCTCGAGAAGGAAGGACTGATCCGTAAACTACCCAAAGGGGGCTTTGCCGTCGGCATGGTTACCTCCGAAGAGGTGGAGGAGGTCTTCGGTATCCGTGGAGTGCTTGAAACCTACGCGGCCTATCTGGCTGCGGCCAGGGCTACGGAGCAGGACATGGCCGCCCTCGAAGAGATCTTCAGGCAGGAAGAGGCATGCATGAAATCAGGAGACGCGGAAGAGATCGTAAGGCTCAACACGCTCTTTCACGATACCCTTTATAAAACCGCCAAGAGCGAAAAACTGCTGGCTGTCATCAATGAGCTGAGGGATTTCATCCACCGGTACAGGGTCATCTGCTTCAGCAATGAAAGGATGGTGGAGACCGCCATAGAGGATCACCGGGTTATGATCGAGGCCATGAAAGCCAATAACCCCCGCGTGGTTCAGAAGGTGGTCCAGAAGTTCTTTATAAGGGCAAAAGGATTTATTAAGAAAAAGATCAGGCAACGACCGAAAAGAAGAGTCGCGAGAACCGCGATAAAGTAG
- the trpS gene encoding tryptophan--tRNA ligase produces MQRIFSGIQPTGDIHIGNYVGAIRQWVALTEKYDCIFSAVDYHAITIEYPIDQMRKRTIETIVVLLACGLSPEKCKIFVQSHVREHTELSWIFDCVTPIGELERMTQFKDKSKQHKGNINIGLMGYPVLQAADILLYKAGFVPVGEDQVQHVELCRE; encoded by the coding sequence ATGCAGAGAATTTTCAGCGGGATACAACCCACGGGAGATATACACATCGGGAATTATGTGGGAGCGATCAGGCAATGGGTCGCCCTCACGGAAAAATATGACTGCATATTCTCTGCCGTCGATTACCATGCCATCACCATAGAATATCCCATCGATCAGATGAGGAAGAGGACTATAGAGACCATCGTGGTACTCCTCGCTTGCGGCCTCTCTCCGGAGAAATGTAAAATATTCGTCCAGTCTCACGTACGGGAGCATACGGAGCTCTCATGGATATTTGACTGCGTCACACCTATCGGAGAGCTCGAGAGGATGACCCAGTTCAAGGATAAATCGAAACAGCACAAAGGGAACATAAATATAGGCCTTATGGGCTATCCCGTGCTTCAGGCAGCGGACATTCTCCTCTACAAGGCAGGATTCGTGCCGGTCGGCGAGGATCAGGTCCAGCATGTGGAGCTTTGCAGAGAA